From one Suicoccus acidiformans genomic stretch:
- a CDS encoding siderophore ABC transporter substrate-binding protein, with product MKKIFRFFIMLLVFFLPFASANAQDTITITDIHGEVEVPKNPERVVSLDNRTFETLDQWGVKLLAAPKGLIPQEISYATDDAIEDIGNHREPNLEVIAAVEPDLVIVGQRFAKYYDDIKALVPDAAVIDLNIDLETPVDGNYGQTLVDGLKTPVQQLGEIFDKKAEADALVSDFEASVQAATDAYNGEDTVMGVIVSGGDVGYSAPITGRVWGPLFDLFAWKPALEVEGATSDHQGDDISVEAIAESNPAWLMVLDRDAAANEGEEAITAVEVIESSQALNTTDAVQKGQIVYAPLDTYTNESIQTFTELFQSIADAMKD from the coding sequence ATGAAGAAAATTTTTCGTTTTTTTATTATGTTATTGGTTTTTTTCTTGCCATTTGCTTCTGCAAATGCTCAAGATACAATCACGATTACTGATATTCACGGTGAGGTAGAAGTCCCGAAGAATCCAGAGCGGGTCGTTTCTTTAGATAATCGTACGTTTGAGACATTGGATCAATGGGGCGTGAAACTTTTGGCTGCACCTAAGGGCTTAATTCCTCAGGAAATTTCCTATGCTACCGATGATGCTATCGAGGATATTGGTAATCACCGTGAACCGAATTTAGAAGTGATTGCTGCGGTAGAGCCAGATTTAGTGATTGTTGGGCAACGTTTCGCGAAATATTATGATGATATCAAGGCCCTAGTGCCGGATGCGGCGGTTATCGATTTAAATATTGACCTCGAAACGCCAGTTGACGGCAATTATGGGCAAACACTGGTTGATGGTCTGAAGACACCGGTTCAGCAGTTAGGGGAAATTTTCGACAAAAAGGCTGAAGCAGATGCATTAGTTAGTGACTTTGAAGCCAGTGTCCAAGCAGCAACCGACGCTTATAATGGTGAGGATACAGTGATGGGCGTTATTGTCTCTGGGGGCGATGTAGGTTATTCAGCACCAATCACAGGACGTGTTTGGGGGCCACTCTTCGATTTATTTGCCTGGAAACCGGCTTTAGAAGTGGAAGGGGCGACCAGTGATCATCAGGGGGATGACATTTCTGTTGAAGCAATTGCTGAGAGTAATCCAGCTTGGCTGATGGTCTTAGATCGTGACGCCGCAGCCAATGAGGGTGAAGAGGCGATTACTGCAGTGGAAGTCATCGAATCTTCGCAAGCTTTAAATACGACGGATGCTGTCCAAAAGGGTCAAATAGTTTATGCCCCCTTAGATACTTATACGAACGAATCGATTCAGACCTTCACTGAACTATTCCAAAGCATCGCAGATGCTATGAAGGACTAG
- a CDS encoding iron chelate uptake ABC transporter family permease subunit — translation MLLALFSLFTGEYQLTGHDEGWRMLWITRWPRTASLILSGIAMAMSGLVMQLMSQNRFVDASTSGTLEWSSLGILLAYVLFKNPTIFERMTLSIVMAFVGTLIFYKLLQNIRLEGPLMVPIVGMMIGAVISALVTFMSMAMGLDQVVQTWFVASFSSIEMGRYEYLWLILGLVLLLYLFADRLTLASLGEETATSLGLSYQSTVLVGVCLVAFAVGLTSAVIGQLPFVGLIVPNLVSLYRGDHLRSNLPWVCLCGAGIMLVSDILSRILIRPFEVPVSILLSIFGAIVFTVLLFRKYLTKGG, via the coding sequence ATGTTACTAGCCCTATTCTCTTTATTTACCGGCGAGTATCAACTAACAGGTCATGATGAAGGGTGGCGTATGTTGTGGATTACTCGCTGGCCCCGTACGGCTTCTTTAATACTCTCCGGGATTGCGATGGCAATGAGTGGGTTAGTGATGCAGTTAATGAGTCAGAACCGCTTCGTCGATGCTAGCACCAGTGGCACTTTGGAGTGGAGTAGTCTGGGGATTTTGTTAGCGTATGTCTTATTCAAAAATCCCACCATCTTTGAACGCATGACCTTGTCTATTGTCATGGCTTTTGTCGGTACCTTAATCTTCTATAAATTATTACAGAATATTCGCTTAGAAGGTCCATTAATGGTACCGATTGTCGGCATGATGATTGGAGCGGTTATTTCAGCTTTGGTGACTTTTATGAGTATGGCTATGGGCTTGGATCAAGTCGTTCAAACTTGGTTTGTTGCATCTTTCTCCTCGATTGAAATGGGTCGTTATGAGTATTTATGGCTAATATTAGGTTTGGTTCTGCTTCTTTACCTCTTTGCGGACCGTCTAACCTTAGCTAGTCTTGGAGAAGAAACTGCGACAAGTTTGGGCTTATCCTATCAATCGACGGTTTTAGTCGGTGTATGCCTGGTAGCTTTTGCGGTAGGCTTGACTTCTGCGGTGATTGGGCAACTTCCATTTGTCGGACTCATCGTACCAAATTTAGTTTCTTTATACCGGGGCGATCATTTGCGATCGAACTTACCTTGGGTTTGCCTGTGTGGGGCCGGGATTATGTTAGTGAGTGATATTCTTTCTCGTATTCTCATCAGGCCGTTTGAAGTACCGGTGTCGATTCTGTTGTCAATCTTTGGAGCCATCGTCTTCACGGTGCTCCTCTTCCGTAAATATCTCACGAAAGGAGGCTAA
- a CDS encoding iron chelate uptake ABC transporter family permease subunit, producing MSQKTLAFQKAISQKRYRVLLGTLLFLAVGLSLLYLIINIPVAPTSASFWPIVKRRIVSLLAMLAVSIGQSAATVTFQSFTQNRLITPSLLGFDALYALINTMIIFFLGTRSFLEANNFAGVILSILIMIGVSLFLYGGLLLQEFADVQFVLLIGAVIGIGLRALTNFMQSLLSPSQFDMLKAKLLGSVNNANATVLPLALLVLVSGLILLMRRTQTLNTLSLGRDISINLGLHYKKELLYFLTLVTLFMAVSTALVGSMNFYGFLVAMLTYECVPTYDHRYLLPVACLLGFVMLLAAYLVMNHLFQAQGVVSVVIELVGGFAFLSVLLRRGRSHAFNKG from the coding sequence ATGAGCCAGAAAACTCTTGCTTTCCAGAAAGCCATTAGTCAAAAGCGTTACCGTGTCTTACTGGGAACTTTGTTGTTTTTAGCAGTGGGATTGAGCTTGCTCTATTTGATAATTAATATCCCGGTGGCACCAACTTCAGCTTCCTTCTGGCCGATTGTGAAGAGACGCATTGTCTCGCTTTTAGCAATGTTGGCGGTGTCGATTGGGCAAAGCGCTGCGACGGTTACTTTCCAGTCCTTTACCCAAAATCGCTTAATTACACCTTCCTTGCTAGGATTTGATGCTTTATATGCGTTGATTAATACCATGATTATCTTCTTCTTGGGGACCCGGAGTTTCCTTGAGGCGAATAATTTTGCCGGGGTAATCTTGAGTATTCTGATCATGATAGGTGTGAGCTTGTTCTTATATGGTGGTTTATTACTTCAAGAGTTTGCCGACGTTCAGTTCGTGCTTTTGATTGGTGCCGTCATCGGTATCGGCCTGCGTGCTTTGACGAATTTCATGCAAAGTTTGTTGTCGCCGTCGCAATTTGACATGCTCAAAGCTAAACTCTTAGGCTCGGTCAACAATGCCAATGCTACGGTGCTTCCGCTCGCTTTGTTGGTGTTAGTGTCGGGTCTAATTCTTTTAATGCGCCGCACGCAGACGCTGAACACACTTAGCTTAGGACGAGATATTAGTATTAATCTCGGACTTCATTATAAGAAGGAACTGTTGTATTTCCTAACACTTGTGACGCTGTTTATGGCGGTTTCAACGGCCTTAGTTGGGTCGATGAATTTCTATGGTTTTTTGGTAGCGATGTTGACTTATGAATGCGTTCCAACTTACGATCATCGCTATTTATTACCGGTGGCTTGCTTGTTAGGCTTTGTGATGCTCCTTGCAGCTTATCTGGTGATGAATCACCTCTTCCAAGCCCAAGGGGTGGTTAGTGTCGTGATTGAATTGGTGGGAGGATTTGCGTTCTTGAGTGTACTACTTAGAAGGGGGCGGAGTCATGCGTTTAACAAAGGTTGA
- a CDS encoding ABC transporter ATP-binding protein — protein sequence MRLTKVEKRFNTNRIIGPISLDFPKGELTSIIGPNGAGKTTSLLMMGRLLAMDSGHITVSGLDIDNTPSEELAKVLAILRQENHFATRLTVRQLVSFGRYPYSKGRLTAEDEAIITKYIHYLGLAPLENLYLHELSGGQRQRTYVAMVLAQETDYILLDEPLNNLDIAASVQMMNYLREMTTQLSRTIIVVIHDLNMAAKYSDNLCLMKDGQVTHFGKVEEIMQSALLSDLYNVSIQVIDGPDGPIAIY from the coding sequence ATGCGTTTAACAAAGGTTGAGAAGCGCTTTAACACGAACCGGATTATTGGTCCTATAAGCCTTGACTTCCCCAAAGGTGAGCTTACGTCAATTATCGGTCCCAATGGCGCCGGTAAGACTACGAGCTTACTGATGATGGGACGTCTCTTAGCCATGGATAGTGGGCATATTACTGTGTCTGGTTTGGATATTGACAATACCCCATCAGAGGAATTAGCTAAAGTCTTAGCGATTTTGCGCCAGGAGAATCATTTTGCGACGCGCTTGACGGTTCGTCAATTAGTGAGCTTCGGTCGTTATCCTTATTCGAAGGGCCGGCTGACAGCGGAAGATGAGGCAATTATTACAAAGTATATTCATTATCTTGGTTTGGCTCCTTTGGAAAATCTGTATTTGCATGAACTTTCGGGGGGACAGCGCCAGCGTACTTATGTTGCGATGGTGCTCGCTCAGGAGACGGACTATATTCTACTGGATGAACCATTGAACAATCTTGATATTGCCGCTAGTGTGCAGATGATGAACTATTTGCGCGAAATGACGACTCAGTTGAGTCGAACGATTATCGTGGTGATTCATGATTTGAATATGGCTGCCAAGTATTCTGATAACCTGTGCCTGATGAAGGACGGGCAGGTGACCCATTTCGGTAAGGTTGAGGAGATAATGCAAAGCGCGTTATTGAGCGATTTATACAATGTATCGATTCAAGTTATTGATGGTCCAGATGGCCCCATCGCAATATATTAA
- a CDS encoding CsbD family protein, whose amino-acid sequence MTDTWENIKGQKDEIVGKVKEVYGKASDNAELQAEGVQQQVEGEIRQAAAKGRQDEASLKADAEASAAEAQESVKRQSQQTLENVQQKADDNLKDAIQEGKELKEEAARKAEELRQQAIQENKENLQEARDKSAEAHRTAESFDDAARATVEDSLSEEEAE is encoded by the coding sequence ATGACAGATACATGGGAGAACATTAAAGGCCAAAAGGACGAGATTGTTGGGAAAGTCAAAGAGGTTTACGGAAAAGCATCGGACAATGCTGAATTACAAGCTGAAGGCGTTCAACAACAAGTAGAAGGTGAAATTCGCCAAGCTGCTGCTAAAGGTCGCCAAGACGAAGCTTCATTGAAAGCCGATGCAGAAGCTAGTGCAGCTGAAGCGCAAGAATCTGTGAAGCGTCAAAGCCAACAAACACTCGAGAATGTTCAACAAAAAGCAGACGACAACTTGAAAGATGCAATTCAAGAAGGAAAAGAGCTCAAAGAAGAAGCTGCACGTAAAGCTGAAGAACTTCGTCAACAAGCTATCCAAGAAAACAAAGAAAATCTCCAAGAAGCTCGCGACAAATCAGCAGAAGCACACCGCACTGCAGAAAGTTTCGACGACGCAGCCCGAGCTACCGTTGAAGACTCCCTCAGCGAAGAAGAAGCTGAATAG
- a CDS encoding helix-turn-helix domain-containing protein: MRSSRKHSDSELEKYIRLYLEDGISYRTLREEYGLLLSKQTFSNYVTKYRSHGYSGIQTKSSNNHYSHDFKLAVVEEYLDHQEPIRQLALKYNIPSHSTVKNWIIKYTKGEEIKDVVPKPEVYTMKGQKKTQEEKIEIVKDYLETGMSYRETAEKFAVSYNNVYSWVQKYQKHGPDGLIDGRGRRKPESIQTEEEKLRTEMAALKVRNEYLETENAALKKCKKWKES, from the coding sequence ATGCGTTCAAGCAGGAAACATTCAGATAGTGAACTAGAGAAATATATTCGTTTGTATTTAGAGGACGGTATATCCTATAGAACGTTGAGAGAAGAATATGGACTACTTTTATCCAAGCAAACGTTTTCTAATTACGTCACTAAATATAGAAGCCATGGCTATTCTGGTATCCAAACTAAGTCCTCCAATAATCATTACAGTCATGACTTCAAGTTAGCTGTTGTTGAAGAGTATCTTGATCATCAAGAACCTATCAGACAACTCGCTCTAAAATACAATATACCTTCCCACAGCACTGTAAAAAACTGGATTATCAAGTATACTAAAGGGGAAGAAATTAAGGACGTTGTTCCTAAACCCGAGGTGTATACAATGAAAGGCCAGAAGAAAACACAAGAAGAAAAAATTGAGATCGTCAAAGATTATCTAGAGACCGGGATGTCCTATAGAGAAACTGCTGAGAAATTCGCCGTATCCTACAACAATGTCTATTCATGGGTCCAGAAGTATCAAAAACATGGGCCAGATGGCCTGATAGATGGCAGAGGCCGAAGAAAGCCAGAAAGCATTCAAACAGAGGAAGAGAAGCTTAGAACAGAAATGGCTGCTTTAAAAGTTCGTAATGAGTATTTAGAAACGGAGAACGCTGCCTTAAAAAAATGCAAGAAGTGGAAAGAGAGTTGA
- a CDS encoding CAP domain-containing protein: protein MKKSMKRILISASVMASMSLVLGHSQVALESVLANSPEAQVEAANQRGRYSNHPVVKAEQEKALNTSINRWEERKPDAIKSEISRQDEAGSIAYVVQWGDTLANIAEAAGQTVENLRAINGMDENTQVVPGDVLAGILNDDQQIAGAYEDFDDDYDDDYDDYDDYDDYDDYDDFDDYDDDYDDDFDDYDDDYDDDDNSDDDNSDDDSDWDDDYYDDVDDNDWDDDDDDNTTDAMPAEQAPTEQSPADTFGDQNNSDWLESFYQDPNNIPGHTPKTTGELPTTEANAEISTITPEVPAESTAAEATPAEQAASESTNAESAPTESTIADSSQANPASVDETQPAEQAAEQAPTEATNGQVADTAPAELAPVDANASNSGTVDMNAVTEHFHALVNQERAAHGGTQLAYGNHLQTAAQNRTQEITNQFSHTRPDGSSFYTAPGFEQGGSVVGENLQQAYFSQDATAQEIAQRLFDNWKQSPGHYQNMMDGSYTTHALQVDSYQSGNGLVVYSTQVFSN, encoded by the coding sequence ATGAAAAAATCAATGAAACGTATCTTAATCTCAGCCAGTGTAATGGCTAGTATGAGTTTAGTGTTAGGTCACTCACAGGTGGCACTTGAGTCAGTCTTAGCGAATTCTCCTGAAGCTCAAGTAGAAGCTGCAAATCAAAGAGGACGTTATAGTAATCACCCGGTAGTTAAAGCTGAACAAGAAAAAGCTTTGAACACATCTATCAATCGTTGGGAAGAGCGTAAGCCAGATGCTATCAAGTCCGAAATCTCACGTCAAGATGAAGCTGGCTCAATCGCTTATGTTGTACAATGGGGCGACACCTTAGCAAACATTGCTGAGGCGGCTGGTCAAACGGTAGAAAACTTACGCGCCATTAACGGGATGGATGAGAATACTCAAGTTGTACCAGGCGATGTGTTGGCTGGAATCCTAAATGATGATCAACAAATTGCCGGCGCTTATGAGGATTTCGATGATGATTATGATGATGACTATGATGACTATGATGATTATGACGATTATGATGACTACGACGACTTTGATGATTACGATGATGATTACGATGATGACTTTGATGATTACGACGATGATTACGATGATGACGACAACAGTGATGACGACAACAGTGATGACGACAGCGACTGGGACGATGACTACTACGATGATGTAGACGATAATGACTGGGATGATGATGACGATGACAATACAACAGATGCAATGCCAGCAGAGCAAGCTCCAACTGAACAAAGCCCAGCAGATACATTCGGTGATCAAAACAATAGTGATTGGTTAGAAAGTTTCTATCAAGACCCTAACAATATTCCAGGTCACACCCCGAAAACTACAGGCGAATTACCAACAACAGAAGCAAACGCTGAAATAAGCACAATTACACCAGAAGTGCCAGCTGAGAGTACTGCAGCGGAAGCGACACCAGCTGAGCAAGCTGCGTCTGAAAGCACGAATGCAGAAAGTGCACCCACTGAGAGTACTATCGCAGACAGCTCACAAGCTAATCCTGCGTCGGTAGATGAAACGCAACCAGCTGAGCAAGCTGCTGAACAAGCTCCAACGGAAGCAACAAACGGTCAAGTAGCAGATACTGCTCCAGCTGAGCTGGCACCAGTGGATGCTAACGCAAGCAACAGTGGAACGGTTGATATGAACGCTGTCACTGAACACTTCCACGCGCTCGTTAACCAAGAACGTGCAGCTCATGGTGGTACACAACTAGCATACGGCAACCATTTACAAACAGCTGCTCAAAACCGTACCCAAGAAATTACAAACCAATTCTCACACACACGTCCAGACGGCTCATCATTCTACACTGCTCCAGGATTCGAACAAGGTGGTTCCGTTGTCGGTGAGAACTTACAACAAGCTTACTTCTCCCAAGATGCAACAGCGCAAGAAATTGCTCAAAGACTTTTTGACAATTGGAAGCAATCACCAGGTCACTATCAGAATATGATGGACGGATCATACACGACCCACGCCCTTCAAGTAGATTCCTATCAAAGTGGTAACGGCCTTGTCGTTTACTCAACTCAAGTATTCAGTAACTAA
- a CDS encoding sigma-70 family RNA polymerase sigma factor yields MGGIHIDQDINQLIEEHYGFIIQVVSETTNRYVNVKSDDTFSIALLAFEEAVEKYEEDKGAFLAFVRLVIRSRVIDYLRKEQRNQHQSLESMSEDGVQFEDSRQKSDTNLKFEIEDWKQDIASFNISLEQLVDESPKHQDSRERAIRISERSSKHPPITKPLFEKKRLPIKLTATYNNVTEKVIKGNKIFIISVIVIFKKGYSSLVDWIKGG; encoded by the coding sequence ATGGGAGGAATTCATATCGACCAAGATATTAATCAACTCATTGAAGAGCATTATGGCTTTATTATTCAAGTTGTTAGCGAGACGACGAATCGCTATGTGAATGTGAAAAGTGATGATACCTTCTCAATTGCTTTGTTGGCTTTTGAAGAAGCAGTGGAGAAGTATGAAGAAGATAAGGGAGCCTTTCTGGCTTTCGTTCGGCTAGTGATTCGTAGCCGTGTCATCGATTACTTACGTAAAGAGCAAAGGAATCAACATCAGTCTTTAGAATCGATGAGTGAGGATGGCGTGCAGTTTGAAGACAGTAGGCAAAAGTCTGATACAAACCTCAAGTTCGAAATTGAAGACTGGAAGCAAGACATCGCAAGCTTTAATATCAGCTTGGAGCAACTCGTAGATGAGTCGCCTAAGCATCAAGATAGTCGCGAGCGAGCCATCCGTATTTCTGAACGATCCAGCAAACATCCACCCATTACAAAGCCCTTGTTCGAGAAGAAACGTCTCCCCATCAAACTGACAGCAACCTATAATAACGTGACGGAGAAAGTCATTAAAGGTAACAAAATTTTTATTATCTCCGTTATCGTAATCTTTAAGAAAGGTTACTCGTCACTCGTAGATTGGATCAAGGGGGGATAA
- a CDS encoding anti-sigma factor domain-containing protein, with protein MSQDKPSKTLVIDIQDDYIIGLDPDGTFHKLKYKEGLDVGDQIYYLDQDLYTKPSNIRHVNFRPIVRTLLVAAIALLIVGIGFRNWGTSDQVYAALSIGSQQGVQVELNDQQEIIRLLDANGHPFEDSSYLGQPIQKAVPSLLSEYGSRTAAADTVVGLSSDDRQWLQEMEQILVETIQGDSYQSNLVMVKGNLDDYNTAQENQRLLGDYQLAQGDVNLWSKGESRVLSAKEKRQRLSGTSAQYYQAHPSIEQTFKQLRELRNSEKLQAIEDKVRQYIRWQQRGPVADNSEFISGEDWFNFFYEHPPAEETPSSQSPTRNNWPSQNHQPDQNQIQTPNYPSHTPVYDDDWDDDDDDDDDDDDDDD; from the coding sequence ATGAGTCAAGACAAACCAAGCAAGACACTCGTCATCGATATTCAAGACGACTATATCATCGGCCTTGATCCCGACGGCACATTCCACAAGCTGAAATATAAAGAAGGCTTGGATGTCGGTGACCAAATTTATTATTTAGATCAAGATTTATATACAAAGCCATCCAACATTCGCCACGTGAACTTCCGACCGATTGTTCGTACGTTACTTGTGGCTGCGATTGCGTTACTTATCGTTGGTATTGGTTTCCGTAATTGGGGAACTTCGGACCAGGTGTACGCAGCCCTTTCGATTGGTAGCCAACAAGGGGTACAAGTGGAACTCAATGATCAGCAGGAAATTATTCGACTTCTCGACGCCAATGGTCATCCATTTGAGGATTCTTCATACCTTGGCCAACCTATCCAGAAAGCTGTGCCAAGTCTATTGAGTGAATATGGCTCAAGGACAGCTGCGGCTGATACTGTGGTCGGCCTGTCTTCGGATGATCGCCAGTGGCTGCAAGAGATGGAGCAAATTCTGGTTGAGACCATTCAAGGAGATAGCTATCAATCTAACCTTGTTATGGTGAAAGGGAACTTAGACGACTACAATACAGCTCAAGAAAACCAACGACTTCTCGGTGATTATCAATTAGCTCAAGGCGATGTAAATCTTTGGAGCAAAGGAGAGAGTCGCGTCCTATCTGCCAAAGAGAAACGTCAGCGCCTCTCGGGTACATCTGCCCAATACTATCAGGCTCACCCAAGCATCGAACAAACGTTTAAACAGTTGCGTGAGTTAAGAAATAGCGAAAAGTTGCAAGCTATTGAAGACAAGGTACGTCAATACATTCGCTGGCAACAACGCGGTCCGGTAGCTGATAACAGTGAGTTCATCTCAGGTGAAGATTGGTTCAATTTCTTCTATGAGCACCCACCAGCAGAAGAAACACCGTCTTCACAAAGTCCTACACGTAATAATTGGCCAAGCCAGAACCATCAACCAGACCAAAATCAAATACAAACACCAAACTATCCGTCACATACACCGGTATATGACGATGACTGGGATGACGATGATGACGATGATGACGACGATGACGACGATGATGATTAG
- a CDS encoding PepSY domain-containing protein, translated as MKKLLLLSASMLALSSQGFAPSVHAQNNADVMAVTQTQQSQIQTDYDQAIQSFQSQYPNTHITDVDIHLHQETGHFVVRVLGADQSQEYQLITYNGEQFNASRPLEEANSTSQTLNPAELASLETVTQNAIQQAQSDKAVNWSLEGHEDTDAPRWDVTFIEDNQEKNVAVDATTGEVIDSTQDSATQESADTQQAPNASQNTDQDRSDNSDARHFYRQFYSDYNGTRPTVRDAGYQIRNTPSNSSQTTGPATSTVGQYDDDDWDDYDDYDDYDDYDDDWDDYDDYNDYDDYDGDDD; from the coding sequence ATGAAGAAATTACTATTACTCAGTGCATCTATGCTTGCGCTTAGCTCACAAGGCTTTGCACCAAGTGTTCATGCTCAAAATAACGCAGATGTTATGGCTGTGACACAAACACAGCAAAGTCAAATTCAAACAGATTATGATCAGGCTATTCAAAGCTTTCAAAGTCAATATCCTAATACACATATTACAGATGTAGATATTCACTTACATCAAGAAACCGGTCACTTTGTTGTCCGAGTACTTGGTGCTGATCAAAGCCAAGAGTACCAATTAATTACTTATAATGGCGAACAGTTTAATGCTAGTCGCCCGCTTGAAGAAGCCAATTCAACAAGCCAAACGTTAAACCCGGCAGAATTGGCGAGCTTAGAGACTGTGACCCAGAATGCAATCCAACAAGCGCAGAGCGATAAAGCAGTTAACTGGAGTTTAGAAGGCCACGAAGATACAGATGCACCAAGATGGGATGTTACCTTCATAGAGGACAATCAGGAGAAGAATGTTGCCGTTGACGCTACCACAGGTGAAGTCATTGACAGCACTCAAGATTCAGCTACTCAAGAATCAGCAGACACTCAACAAGCACCAAACGCAAGCCAAAATACGGACCAAGATCGCAGTGATAACTCTGACGCACGTCACTTCTATCGTCAGTTCTACTCAGACTACAACGGAACACGCCCAACCGTTCGCGATGCAGGTTACCAAATCCGCAATACACCAAGCAACTCAAGCCAAACAACGGGTCCAGCAACATCAACAGTCGGTCAATACGACGATGATGACTGGGATGATTATGACGACTATGACGATTATGATGATTACGATGATGACTGGGATGATTATGACGACTATAATGATTATGATGATTATGACGGCGATGATGATTAA